Proteins from a genomic interval of Capsicum annuum cultivar UCD-10X-F1 chromosome 4, UCD10Xv1.1, whole genome shotgun sequence:
- the LOC107855908 gene encoding protein DETOXIFICATION 33 isoform X1: MGSSNTSEPLLDNHDELDRKETPNGNDDDVGFFKEFGPESKRLWELAGPAIFTSICQYSLGALTQTFSGQVGELELAAVSIENSVISGLAFGVMLGMGSALETLCGQAFGAGQIRLLGIYMQRSWVILLTAACVLVPIYVFSPSILLFAGQTTRISNAAGKFALWMIPQLFAYAMNFPIQKFLQAQRKVLVMAWISAGVLVLHVLFSWLFILKFKWGLVGAAVTLNTSWWLIVILQLIYIFVTKSDGAWTGFSCLAFQDLFGFVKLSLASAVMLCLEFWYLMILIIITGLLPNPLVPVDAMSICMNIDGWQAMISIGFNAAISVRVSNELGAGNARLAKFSVIVVSLTSTAIGAACLIVVLATREYFPYLFTNSDAVANETKKLAIMLAWTVLLNSLQPVLSGVAVGAGWQALVAYINIACYYIVGLPAGVLLGFKLDLGAMGIWGGMIGGVCLQTIILIAITTMTNWEKEANLAVSRVKQWGGTAAND; the protein is encoded by the exons ATGGGGAGTAGCAACACTAGTGAGCCCCTGCTTGATAATCATGATGAACTGGATAGAAAAGAAACACCTAATGGGAACGACGATGATGTTggattttttaaagaatttggtCCAGAATCGAAGAGGCTATGGGAGCTAGCTGGTCCTGCCATTTTCACTTCAATATGCCAGTATTCACTTGGTGCACTCACTCAGACTTTTTCTGGTCAAGTTGGCGAACTTGAGCTTGCTGCTGTCTCTATTGAAAATTCTGTTATTTCCGGCCTTGCTTTTGGTGTCATG CTGGGAATGGGAAGTGCACTGGAGACATTATGTGGGCAAGCATTTGGTGCAGGACAAATAAGGTTGCTTGGAATATACATGCAAAGATCTTGGGTCATTTTGCTCACCGCTGCTTGTGTTTTGGTTCCTATTTATGTCTTTTCCCCTTCAATTCTCCTTTTTGCCGGTCAAACCACTCGCATCTCTAATGCTGCTG GAAAATTTGCGTTATGGATGATACCGCAGTTGTTTGCTTATGCAATGAACTTTCCAATCCAGAAATTCTTACAAGCTCAGAGGAAAGTCTTAGTGATGGCATGGATATCTGCTGGAGTTCTGGTGCTTCATGTCCTTTTTAGCTGGTTGTTCATACTGAAATTTAAATGGGGCTTAGTTGGAGCAGCTGTAACTCTCAATACCTCATGGTGGCTCATAGTAATTTTGCAGCTCATCTACATCTTTGTCACCAAATCCGATGGAGCTTGGACTGGCTTCTCATGCTTGGCATTTCAAGACTTGTTTGGCTTTGTCAAGCTCTCTTTGGCCTCTGCTGTTATGTTATG CTTGGAGTTCTGGTATTTGATGATATTGATCATAATCACAGGTCTTTTGCCAAATCCATTGGTGCCAGTTGATGCCATGTCTATCTG CATGAACATAGATGGATGGCAGGCGATGATTTCCATAGGATTTAATGCTGCTATTAG CGTGAGAGTATCTAATGAACTTGGGGCTGGCAATGCACGTCTGGCAAAATTTTCTGTAATTGTAGTCTCCTTAACATCAACTGCTATAGGAGCAGCTTGCCTGATTGTCGTGCTTGCAACACGAGAATATTTTCCGTACCTCTTCACCAACAGTGACGCAGTTGCTAATGAGACGAAGAAACTGGCAATAATGCTCGCATGGACAGTTCTATTAAACAGCCTTCAGCCTGTCTTATCTG GTGTTGCTGTTGGAGCTGGATGGCAGGCTCTTGTAGCATACATTAACATTGCATGCTACTATATTGTTGGTTTGCCTGCTGGAGTACTTTTGGGCTTCAAATTGGATTTGGGAGCTATG GGAATATGGGGTGGGATGATCGGAGGTGTCTGTTTGCAGACCATTATCTTAATAGCTATTACAACAATGACAAACTGGGAAAAGGAG
- the LOC107855908 gene encoding protein DETOXIFICATION 33 isoform X3, which translates to MGSSNTSEPLLDNHDELDRKETPNGNDDDVGFFKEFGPESKRLWELAGPAIFTSICQYSLGALTQTFSGQVGELELAAVSIENSVISGLAFGVMLGMGSALETLCGQAFGAGQIRLLGIYMQRSWVILLTAACVLVPIYVFSPSILLFAGQTTRISNAAGKFALWMIPQLFAYAMNFPIQKFLQAQRKVLVMAWISAGVLVLHVLFSWLFILKFKWGLVGAAVTLNTSWWLIVILQLIYIFVTKSDGAWTGFSCLAFQDLFGFVKLSLASAVMLCLEFWYLMILIIITGLLPNPLVPVDAMSICMNIDGWQAMISIGFNAAISVRVSNELGAGNARLAKFSVIVVSLTSTAIGAACLIVVLATREYFPYLFTNSDAVANETKKLAIMLAWTVLLNSLQPVLSGVAVGAGWQALVAYINIACYYIVGLPAGVLLGFKLDLGAMGIWGGMIGGVCLQTIILIAITTMTNWEKENSLEEEREERILTMILK; encoded by the exons ATGGGGAGTAGCAACACTAGTGAGCCCCTGCTTGATAATCATGATGAACTGGATAGAAAAGAAACACCTAATGGGAACGACGATGATGTTggattttttaaagaatttggtCCAGAATCGAAGAGGCTATGGGAGCTAGCTGGTCCTGCCATTTTCACTTCAATATGCCAGTATTCACTTGGTGCACTCACTCAGACTTTTTCTGGTCAAGTTGGCGAACTTGAGCTTGCTGCTGTCTCTATTGAAAATTCTGTTATTTCCGGCCTTGCTTTTGGTGTCATG CTGGGAATGGGAAGTGCACTGGAGACATTATGTGGGCAAGCATTTGGTGCAGGACAAATAAGGTTGCTTGGAATATACATGCAAAGATCTTGGGTCATTTTGCTCACCGCTGCTTGTGTTTTGGTTCCTATTTATGTCTTTTCCCCTTCAATTCTCCTTTTTGCCGGTCAAACCACTCGCATCTCTAATGCTGCTG GAAAATTTGCGTTATGGATGATACCGCAGTTGTTTGCTTATGCAATGAACTTTCCAATCCAGAAATTCTTACAAGCTCAGAGGAAAGTCTTAGTGATGGCATGGATATCTGCTGGAGTTCTGGTGCTTCATGTCCTTTTTAGCTGGTTGTTCATACTGAAATTTAAATGGGGCTTAGTTGGAGCAGCTGTAACTCTCAATACCTCATGGTGGCTCATAGTAATTTTGCAGCTCATCTACATCTTTGTCACCAAATCCGATGGAGCTTGGACTGGCTTCTCATGCTTGGCATTTCAAGACTTGTTTGGCTTTGTCAAGCTCTCTTTGGCCTCTGCTGTTATGTTATG CTTGGAGTTCTGGTATTTGATGATATTGATCATAATCACAGGTCTTTTGCCAAATCCATTGGTGCCAGTTGATGCCATGTCTATCTG CATGAACATAGATGGATGGCAGGCGATGATTTCCATAGGATTTAATGCTGCTATTAG CGTGAGAGTATCTAATGAACTTGGGGCTGGCAATGCACGTCTGGCAAAATTTTCTGTAATTGTAGTCTCCTTAACATCAACTGCTATAGGAGCAGCTTGCCTGATTGTCGTGCTTGCAACACGAGAATATTTTCCGTACCTCTTCACCAACAGTGACGCAGTTGCTAATGAGACGAAGAAACTGGCAATAATGCTCGCATGGACAGTTCTATTAAACAGCCTTCAGCCTGTCTTATCTG GTGTTGCTGTTGGAGCTGGATGGCAGGCTCTTGTAGCATACATTAACATTGCATGCTACTATATTGTTGGTTTGCCTGCTGGAGTACTTTTGGGCTTCAAATTGGATTTGGGAGCTATG GGAATATGGGGTGGGATGATCGGAGGTGTCTGTTTGCAGACCATTATCTTAATAGCTATTACAACAATGACAAACTGGGAAAAGGAG AATTCACTAGAAGAAGAAAGGGAGGAAAGGATTCTTACGATGATTTTGAAGTAA
- the LOC107855908 gene encoding protein DETOXIFICATION 33 isoform X2: MGSSNTSEPLLDNHDELDRKETPNGNDDDVGFFKEFGPESKRLWELAGPAIFTSICQYSLGALTQTFSGQVGELELAAVSIENSVISGLAFGVMLGMGSALETLCGQAFGAGQIRLLGIYMQRSWVILLTAACVLVPIYVFSPSILLFAGQTTRISNAAGKFALWMIPQLFAYAMNFPIQKFLQAQRKVLVMAWISAGVLVLHVLFSWLFILKFKWGLVGAAVTLNTSWWLIVILQLIYIFVTKSDGAWTGFSCLAFQDLFGFVKLSLASAVMLCLEFWYLMILIIITGLLPNPLVPVDAMSICMNIDGWQAMISIGFNAAISVRVSNELGAGNARLAKFSVIVVSLTSTAIGAACLIVVLATREYFPYLFTNSDAVANETKKLAIMLAWTVLLNSLQPVLSGVAVGAGWQALVAYINIACYYIVGLPAGVLLGFKLDLGAMGIWGGMIGGVCLQTIILIAITTMTNWEKEDQTLWIADVHVRFYCRFS; this comes from the exons ATGGGGAGTAGCAACACTAGTGAGCCCCTGCTTGATAATCATGATGAACTGGATAGAAAAGAAACACCTAATGGGAACGACGATGATGTTggattttttaaagaatttggtCCAGAATCGAAGAGGCTATGGGAGCTAGCTGGTCCTGCCATTTTCACTTCAATATGCCAGTATTCACTTGGTGCACTCACTCAGACTTTTTCTGGTCAAGTTGGCGAACTTGAGCTTGCTGCTGTCTCTATTGAAAATTCTGTTATTTCCGGCCTTGCTTTTGGTGTCATG CTGGGAATGGGAAGTGCACTGGAGACATTATGTGGGCAAGCATTTGGTGCAGGACAAATAAGGTTGCTTGGAATATACATGCAAAGATCTTGGGTCATTTTGCTCACCGCTGCTTGTGTTTTGGTTCCTATTTATGTCTTTTCCCCTTCAATTCTCCTTTTTGCCGGTCAAACCACTCGCATCTCTAATGCTGCTG GAAAATTTGCGTTATGGATGATACCGCAGTTGTTTGCTTATGCAATGAACTTTCCAATCCAGAAATTCTTACAAGCTCAGAGGAAAGTCTTAGTGATGGCATGGATATCTGCTGGAGTTCTGGTGCTTCATGTCCTTTTTAGCTGGTTGTTCATACTGAAATTTAAATGGGGCTTAGTTGGAGCAGCTGTAACTCTCAATACCTCATGGTGGCTCATAGTAATTTTGCAGCTCATCTACATCTTTGTCACCAAATCCGATGGAGCTTGGACTGGCTTCTCATGCTTGGCATTTCAAGACTTGTTTGGCTTTGTCAAGCTCTCTTTGGCCTCTGCTGTTATGTTATG CTTGGAGTTCTGGTATTTGATGATATTGATCATAATCACAGGTCTTTTGCCAAATCCATTGGTGCCAGTTGATGCCATGTCTATCTG CATGAACATAGATGGATGGCAGGCGATGATTTCCATAGGATTTAATGCTGCTATTAG CGTGAGAGTATCTAATGAACTTGGGGCTGGCAATGCACGTCTGGCAAAATTTTCTGTAATTGTAGTCTCCTTAACATCAACTGCTATAGGAGCAGCTTGCCTGATTGTCGTGCTTGCAACACGAGAATATTTTCCGTACCTCTTCACCAACAGTGACGCAGTTGCTAATGAGACGAAGAAACTGGCAATAATGCTCGCATGGACAGTTCTATTAAACAGCCTTCAGCCTGTCTTATCTG GTGTTGCTGTTGGAGCTGGATGGCAGGCTCTTGTAGCATACATTAACATTGCATGCTACTATATTGTTGGTTTGCCTGCTGGAGTACTTTTGGGCTTCAAATTGGATTTGGGAGCTATG GGAATATGGGGTGGGATGATCGGAGGTGTCTGTTTGCAGACCATTATCTTAATAGCTATTACAACAATGACAAACTGGGAAAAGGAG GATCAAACCCTCTGGATAGCAGACGTCCACGTTAGGTTTTATTGTCGTTTCAGCTga